The Candidatus Methylomirabilota bacterium genome includes the window GAAGGCCATCTGGCCGGAGAGCTTGCCCCCGATCATGTCGAGCCAGTCCTGCGACGACATGGTGAGCGTGAGATTTGGGTTCGCGGCCGCGCCCTGGTTCACCGCGCACGCCCCGTCCTTGATCACCGCGTTCCACGTGCCGCCCTGGTCGCCCGTGATGTCGTACTGGATGGTGGCGTTCATGCCCGCCGCCTTGCTCGGCTGGAAGCGGCCCGCCATCGCGTCGAAGGTCTCCTTGACTGTGGGCATCGTGCTCCTCCTGTGTGGGTGCGGCTAGAACGTGAAGAGATCCATCCCCCCAGTGACGGTGAGGACGGAGCCGGTGATGTAGCGCGCGCGCTCGGAGCAGAGGAAGGCGATGGCGTTGGCCACGTCCTCGGGCTGCCCCTCGGTCTGCATGGCCACCCGCTTCACCATGCGCTCGTACATGGGCGAGAGGTTCGCGTTGGGCCCGATGATGCCGGGCGCGATCACGTTGCTGGTGATGTTGTAGCGCGCTCCCTCCAGGGCAACCGACTTGGCGAAGCCGACCACGCCCATCTTGCTGGTGGAGTACGCGGTCTGCCCGAAGCCGCCCATCAGCCCGGCGATGGAGGCCATGCAGATGACGCGGCCCCACCGGCGCTCGCGCATCCCGGGGAACACCGCCTTGGTGACGTTGTAGGTGCCGGTGAGATTGACCTGGAGGTTCAGATCCCAGGCGGCGTCGTCCATGTCCTTGAGCTGGCCCAGCGTGTAGATGAGCCCCGCGTTGTTGACGCAGATGTCGACCGGCCCGACCTCGGACTCCGCCGTGCGGACGACGCCGCCGAGGGCCGCGCGATCGGTGATGTCCACCTCGTAGCCGCGGGCGCTTCCGCCCTTGTCCGCGATCTCCTTGGCGGTCTCGGCCGCCCCCTCGCCGTTGAGGTCCAGGACGATGACCCGGCAGCCCTCCGCGGCGAGCGTCAGGCAGTCCTGCTTCCCGAGACTGCGCGCGCCGCCCGTCACCAGCGCCACCTTGCCCTTGATGCCCAGGTCCACGGTCAGCTCGCTCCGCTCGCACCCATTTGCATATTTCGCTCCCCCTCGCCTTCGGCTGCGGCTCGCCCTACCTTCCCTTGAACTCGGCCGGGCGCTTCTGGAAGAAGGCCTGCAGCCCCTCGGCGGCGTCCTCGGTGCGGATCACCTTGTCGAAGGCGCGGATCTCCACTTCGATGGCCTTGTCGATGGGCGCCTCCAGGCCGTCGTCCAACGCCTCGATCAGCACCCGGGTGGCGATGGGCGGGCGCTTGCCCAGCTCGCGCGCCAGCGCCTTCGCGTCGGCGAGGGTCTCGCCGTCCTTGGCGAGTCGGTTCACCAGCCCGATGCGGTAGCACTCCTGGGCGGAGATCTGCGTACCGAGAATCAGGTGCTCGAGGGCCAGCCCGCGCCCGATCAAGCGCGGCAAGCGCTGAGTGCCGCCGTAGCCGGGGATGATGCCGAGGCTCGACTCGGTCTGGCCCATCCGAGCCGACTCCCTGAGGATGCGGATGTGGCAGCCCATCGCGATCTCGCAGCCGCCCCCCAGCGCGTGGCCGTTGATGGCGGCGATCACGGGCTTGGGAAAACGCTCGATGCGCCGGATCACGCTGTTGCCGAAGCGGAGGAACGCCGCGATGTCCCCGGTGAAGGCCGAGCCCAGATCGGCGCCCGCGCAGAAGATCCGGTCCCCCGCCCCCGTGATGATGATGGAGCGCACCGCGTCGTCGGGCTGAAGCTCCGACAGCGCCGCGTTGAGATCCCGCATCAGCGCCTCGTTGATGGCGTTCATAGGCGGGCGGTTGAGCGTGATCACCGCGAAGCTCTCCTCGCGGGCGAGGAGGAGCGTCTCGTACGCCATCGCCGGGGCTCCTTGTCGCGGGGACTAGCGGGGCCCGAGGCCCCGGAGGAAGATGTCGGCGAGCGGCTCGGCGGTGTCGGCGAGGCGGTAGCCCCGCTTGCCGAGCACCCACGAGGTCGCCATCTGGTCCATCGCGCCGAACAGCGCCTTCGTCGCCACCTTGATGGGCAGGTCTGAGCGGAACCGGCCGTCGGCCACACCTTCCTCGATTACCGAGGCGATGAGCGCGAAATACGACGAGATCTCGTGCGCGGAGGCGCCGCGGAAGAACTTCTGGCCTTGCCGCTGCTCCACCTGCACCACTTCCGCGAGCTGCGGATCCTCCTCCAGCATCTCGAAGTGGAGGTGGATCAGCCGGCGGAGCTTGGCCACCGCGTCGGGCTCGTCGGCGATCGCCTTGCGCAAGCTCGCCACGAACTGCGCCATCTTGTCGCGGAAGAGCGTGACGAGGATGTCGTCCTTGGTGCGGAAGTAGAGATAAATGGTGCCGGCCGCGATCCCGGCCTCGCGCGCGATGTCGGACACACGCGAGTTGTAGTAGCCCTTGCGGGCGAAGACCCGTACAGCGGCCTCGATGATCTGTTGTGGCTTGTCAGGATCGCGCATGCGCGTACGGGTGACTGAACCGCCATTCATGGTAGTCGGGGCCCCCCACGCTGTCAACCGCGAGGGCGTCTCAGGCGGGCTCTTCGAGGAGCGCGGTGACGAAGCGGTTGATGCGCTCGAACTGCGCCGGCGAGGCGTTGGCGAAGACGAGCGCGGCGCCGCGCTCGTCCACCTCCCACACCACGGCGTGGAGGGCCAGGGCCTCGGTCTCTCCGTCGGGCAGCAGCATGTCGATCCGCTCGCCGGCGCGCAGGGCAAGCCCGGTGGTGACGCGGGCCCCGAACGCCGAGAGATCCACGGTCTCCGCGGGGACGAGGGCGCCGCCACCATGGCGCAACGTCACCATGACCGGCAGCTGCACCCGCGGCGAGCGGCGCCGGGCCTCCCACCAGTCGAGCTGGGGGCGCACGCGCCGCGCGGCGCGATCGGGCAGCGGGCCACCCACGCTCATGATGTCGATGGCCACGCCGTCTTCGCCGCTGCGCACCACGAGGCCGTTCACCGACAGCACCTCGACGCGCGGGCCCGGCAAGGTCATCATGACGCGAACCTCGATGCCGGCGGGAATGTCCGCGGGCACGGCGACGCGCAGGCCGGACGCGCTGATGTCGGCCACGCGGCCCTTGAGGAATTCCCCCGTGGGCAGATCGATCTGCACGGGCCACGTCGCCCGCGCGCGCTGGGCGCCGCGACGATCCGGGCGAACGGACACGGCGTCGCTCAGCCTCCGCGCTCGAGGAGGCGCCGCACCAGGCGGCTCAGCCGATCGTACTCGCCGGGACGCAGATTGACGAACACGAACACCGACCCGCGATCGGCCATGCTCCAGACCACCGACGGCAGGCGCAGCGGCTCGTCGTCCCCGTCGGGCTCGATCTCGAGCTTGGCGGTGTCGCCGGGCCGCAGCGCCAGGTCGGTGGCGACGCGCGCGCCGAACGGGGAGAGGTCGAGGGTCTTGCCGTGGCCCACCGGACCGTGCGGGACGCGGATGGTCACCGGCAATGGCCGGCTGGCACGCGGCGCGCGGCGCCGCCCTTCCCATCCCGCGACGAGCGGCTCCACGCGACGCGCCTCGGTGTCCGGCATGCCGATGAAGTCCAGCGCGAGCGCGTCGGCGTCGCGCCGCGTGACGCGCGCCACCACTTCCAGGCGCTCGGCGCCGCGCGGCAGCGTGATGCGGAGAGTCACCGCGGCGCCGACGGGGAGATCGGCCGAGGCGCGCACGCGGACGCCGGAGGTCGAGATGTCGATCACGTGCCCATCGATGATGCCGCGCTCGAAGGTCTCGAGCCGGACCAGCCAGTCGGCGGTGGCCCGTGGCGCTCCGCGCCGATCCCGTCCCTTCACGCGCGCGTCCTCATCTCCGACACCAACTTGCGGCCCCGGCCCCGCTCCTGTCAAGCGGCGCGTCCTTGACGCCCCCGGATGGCGCGCGTACGATGCCGCGCATGAAGATCAAGTACCGTGTCGGGATCATGCCGGGGCCGTGGCCGCCGGGCCGCGACGGCGCCGACTTCCTGTGGGCGCTCACCGATCTCTGCGAGCGCACCGACATCGACTCGATCTGGCTCTCCGACCGTCTCTCCTCGCCGGTGCCCACGCCCGAGGTCATGACCACGCTCGCCGCCATCGCCGCGCGCACCACGCGGCTCAAGTTCGGCCCCAGCGTGATCGTGCTGCCGTATCGCACGCCAGTGGTGGCGGCCAAGGAGATGGCGACGGTGGACTGGCTCTCCCGCGGGCGCCTCTTCCCGGCGGTGGGCGTGGGCGTGGAGCTGCCGCGCGAGTTCGAAGCCTCCGGCGTCGCCTTCCGCGAGCGGGGCCGGCGCACCGATGAGGCGATTCGCGTGATGCGTCTCCTGTGGACGCAGGACGAGGTCAGCTTCCAGGGGGAGTTCTACAAGCTCGACCGTATCACCCTGCTCCCCAAGCCGTGGCAGACGCCTCCGCCCATCTGGATCGGCGGAAAGAGCGAGGCGGCGCAACGGCGCACCGCGCGCCTCGGCGACGGCTGGATGCCGTCCTTCATTACGCCCGACGAGTTTCGCGTGGGCGTGGAGCGCGTGCAGGAGCTGGCCGCCGCCGAGGGCCGCGAGGTCCCGGCCGATCACTTCGGCACCCTCGTGAATTTCGCGCTCGCGGACACGCCCGAGCGCGGCCAGGCGCTCGCCGCGCCCTTTATCCCCCGCGGCCGCGTCGACGAGTCGGTGATGCGGCAGTGCGTGGCCTTCGGCCCTCCCGAGGTCGTTGCCGAGAAGATCGAGGCGTACGTCAAGGGCGGCGGGTCCAAGTTCATTCTCCGTCCCCTGTGCCCGCCCGACATGATGCTCGAGCAGCTCGCGCGCCTCGCCGCCGAGGTCGTCCCCGCGTTCCACGCGCGCTGACCGCCGGCATGCGCACCCCTGGCCCCGCCCTCCGCCGCGTCGCCGGCGCGATCCTCGCCGCGCTCGCGCTCGCCGGCTGCTCCTCGATCATCTCGATCGACCTGCAGCCGCGCATCCGTCCCCTGGAGGAGGATACCGTCGAGGGCTCGGGCACGCCGAAGATCCTGCTCCTCGATCTCTCCGGGCTGCTCCAGGAAGACACGCCCAGCCTTTCCCTCACCACGCCGCCGCCTCGCGTGCCCCTCCTGGCGCGCGTCCGCGAGGAGCTCGCGAAGGCCGAGAAGGACGACAAGGTGCAAGGGGTGGTGCTGCGCATCAACAGCCCCGGCGGCACGATGACCGCCTCGGACGTGATCTACCGCGAGATCCGGGAGTTCAAGGCGCGGCGGAAGGTGCCCGTGATCGCCGCCATCATGGACGTGGGGGCCTCGGGCGGCTACTACGTGGCGCTGGCCGCCGACCAGATCTTCGTGCACCCCACGAGCATCACCGGCAGCATCGGCGTGATCATGCTCACCGTCAATGCCCAGGGCCTGATGGAGAAGATCGGCGTGACCCCGCTCGCCATCAAGTCCGGCCCCCTCAAGGACGCGGGCTCGCCGTTCCGGGGCCTCACCGACGAGGAGCGCGGGGTCTTCCAGTCGGTGATCGACGACATGTTCGGCCGGTTCGTGCGCCTGGTGTCGGAGTCACGGAAGATCCCGGAGGCCCGCGTGCGCCAGTTCGCCGATGGCCGGATCTACACCGCGGAGCAGGCCCGCGCGCTCGGCCTCGTCGACAAGATCGGCTATCTCGACGAGGCGGTGGCGGCGGCGCGCCAGGCCGCCGGAGTCACCGAAGCGCGCGTCGTCATGTATCACCGGCCGCGGGAATACCGCGCCAATCTCTACTCCGCGTCCCTGCCGCCCTCGGGCGCCGAGAGTCTCCTGACCCAGGCCGCCGGGCTCCTCGGCGGCGGGCCGGGCACGCGCTTCCTCTACCTCTGGTGGCCATAGCCCCGGACGCCGCCGCCGCGCCGCTCGCGCTCACTTGGGCGCGGGCATCCCGTACGCGACGATGTCCTGGTCGGTGTTCCACTTCACCCAGTTCACTTCCTCCGGATCGCTGGTGAGGGGCCGCGTCGCCGGCGGGGCGCCGCTCACCGGCACGAGCAGCTCCTCGCCCGTCTTCAGCGGCCGCTCCCAGGCGGGTCCGCTCGTGGCCCGCACCACCGCCAGCCCGTGATGGCAGCGCACGAGGACGCTGCCGTCGGAGTTGGTGCGCAGGGAGGTGCCGCCGCTCCGCACGCCGACGGTGGCCGCGCCGGCCTCGATCTCGATCGGGGCACGGGTCACCGTCAACGGCAGCACCGACACCCAGCTGCGGCCGCCGTCCAGCTTCACCTTGAGCGGCGCGCCCGCGGTGGTCGGCCCGCCCGCGGGAACGTTCGACGGCGGCTCGACGATGAAGATCTGGGTGAGCTGGGCCAGACGGATCGAGTTGCCGTTGTTCGTGAGGAGCGTGAGGCGGCCGCCGGCGAGGGCCCGCGCCCCGTCGCCCTCCGCGATGGTGTCCCGCAGCTTGGCCGGCACCCAGGAGCCGTTCTTCAGGATGATCTCGGACGGTCCGGAGATCGTGGAGGCGGTCAGCGGACTCTCCTTGGGCTGGGCCGCGGCGGGCGCGGCGGCGAGGAGCGCGCACGCGAGGGCAAGGGCGAGCGAAAACACCGGTGCCGTCATGCCTCGAGTCCTTTCTGGTGACCGAAGCGCATGCCGCAGGTCAACGACCCGACCAGCGCGGCGCGCGCTTCTCGAAGAAGGCGGTGACGCCCTCGCGGGCGTCGTCGGAGAGAAAGACGAGGGTGGTGAGCTCCCGCAGATAGCGCAGGGCGCCCGGATAGTCCATCTCGACGGACGTCGCCGCGGCCTCCTTGGCGAGGCCCAGCGCGGCGGGCGAGTAGCCCGCGAGCTTGGCGGCGAGCCCGCGCACCTCTTCGCCGAGGACGGCGCGCGGGACGACCCGGCTGACGAGGCCCATCTCGAAGGCCTCGCGCGCCGAGACCTGATCGCCGCTCAACACCATGAGCATGCCCCGCTTCCGACCCGCCGCACGCAAGATGGGCGCCATGACAATGAGCGGAAGCACGCCGAGGCGAATCTCGGGCAGCCCGAAGACCGCGTCCTCCGACGCCACCACGACGTCGCAGCCCACCGCGAGTCCGCAGCCGCCGGCCAGGGCATAGCCGTGCACCTGGGCGATGAGCGGCGTGCGCATGCGGGCCATCGCCTCCAGCACGCGCGGGAGGCCCCCAAAGGACTCGCGGGCCTCGAGCGTGGTGCCGCGGTCCCGCACGCCCTTGAGATCCGCGCCGGCGCAGAACTCGCGCTCCCCCGCCCCGCGCAGGACGATGACGCGCGCGGCGGGATCTCTCTCGAGGGCAGCGAGGGCGGCCTCCAGCTCGCCGAGCAGCGTCGCGTTCAGCGCATTGCGGACGTCGGGACGGTTCAGCGTGACGGTGGCGACGCCATCGGCTACCTCCACCAGCAGGGTCTCGAATGTCACGCCGTCTCCTCCGCCGAGTCGAGCAGGTCGAGGAACTGCTTCAGGATGCGCGCGGTGGCGCCCCACACCAGGTCCTCCTCCGACACCCGATAGAAGTGTACGGGATGGGGCTCCCCACCCCGCTCCCATATCTCCGTGCGGAAGATGGCGGGGTCGCGCAGGAGGTCCAGCGGCACCTCGATCACCCGCTCGATCTCCCGGCCGTCCGGCCGGAAGTCCACCCGCTCCCGGATCAGGCCCACCACCGGCGTGATCACGAACGGCGTGGCCCGGGTCATGGTGTCGTCGAGGAGGCCCAGCACCTCGACCGCCTCGGCGGGGATGCGCACCTCCTCCCAGGCCTCGCGGAGCGCGGTCTCCACCCGCGAGGCGTCCCGCTCCTCGCACACGCCCCCGGGGAAGGAGAACTGTCCCTTGTGGTGGGGGACGGCTTCCGACTTCTTGGTGAACACGATGTGCGGGCCGCCCTTGTCGGTGATGGGCAGCAGCACCGCCGCCGACACCAGATCGCTGCGGTCGAGGGCGACCCGCGGATGACGAGACAGCGCGAGATCGAGCCGGCGCCGCAGGGTGTCCAGGTCCAACGCTACCGTGCCTGGAAGTTCGGCTTCCGCTTCTCCGCGAACGCCTTGGGACCCTCTACCGCGTCGGCAGTCCCGCGCAGTGTCCCGGACAGGAACGCCTCCAGGCGGAGGCCGTCGGCCAGCGGCATGGTCAGGCCGCGCAGGGTCGCCTCCTTGGCGGCACGCACGGCGAGCGGCCCGCGCTCGCAGATGGTGTCGGCCCACTCCCGTGCGGTGCGGAGGAGATCGGCCGGCGGCACCACCGCGTTGACGAGGCCCCAACGCAGGGCCTCCTCCGCGGTCATCGTGCGCGCCATCAGGATCAGCTCCATGGCCTTGGCGAGGGGGATGGCGCGTGGCAGTCGCTGGGTGCCGCCCGCGCCGGGCATGATGGCCCAGCGGACCTCGGGGAGCCCGAACGTGGCATGAGTCACGGCGAGCCGGAGGTCGCAGGCCAGCGCCAGCTCCATGCCGCCGGCGAGGCAGTGGCCGTTGATCGCCGCGATCATGGGCTTCCAGATCTCGAGCCCGCGGGTAATCCCGCCCAGCCCCGGGTCGTTGTGGCTGCGGCGGCGCCCCTCGCCGAACGCGGCCGGGATCATCTTCTTGAGATCCGCGCCGGCCGAGAAGGACTTCTCACCGGCGCCGGTGAAGATGGCCACCCAGGCGCTCTCGTCGTCCCGGAAGCGTGTCCACGCCTCGATCAGCGCCTGATGCGTCTCGGGATCGATCGCGTTCATGGCATCGGGACGGTTGATCGTGAGCGTGACGACGTGGCCCTGCTGTGCGTAGAGGACGGTCATGACGTGTCTCCGATCCTAGGACATGATGAAGCCGCCGTCCACGTTGAGACCCTGCCCGGTGATCCCGCGGCTCTCGGGCAGGGCGAGGAAGACGGCGGCATGGGCGATCTCCTCCGCCTCGATCATGCGGCGCTGCGGCACGCGGCGTTTGATGTGGCGCTCGAAGATCTCCTCCCCCGGCACGTCCGTCACGCCGCCGTCGCGGCTCCGCACCTTCTGGGGCGCGACGCCCATGCCCGCCCGGACATAGCCCGGGCAGATGGTGTTGACGGTGATGTCGGCATGCCCCTGGCTGGCCAGCTCGGTGGCGAGCGCGCGCGTGAGCCCGATCACCCCGTGCTTGCTCGCGGCATAGGCGCTCACGAAGCCGTAGCCGCCCATGCGCCCGAAGATGGAGGAGATCGTGATGATGCGCCCGCGCCCCTGCCGCATCATCTGAGGCAGCACGGCGCGGATGGCGCGGTACGTGCCGTTGAGGTTCACGTCGATGACGCGCGTCCAGTCCGCCTCGGGCTGCTCGGCGAGGAGTCCGCCGCCCGCCACGCCCGCGCAGGTGACCAGGACGTCGAGGGCGCCGAAGGCGTCCACGGCACGCGCGGCCATCGTCTCCATGTCGGGAAGGCGCGTGACGTCCGCGCGCAGCGCCTCCGCGCGCGCGCCCAGCCCGACCGCCTCGCGCGCCACCGTCTGCACTTCGGTGAGCACGTCGGAGGCGACGAGCAGGTGGGCGCCCTCGGCCGCCAGTGCCAGCGCGACCGCGCGGCCGATGCCGCGGCCGCCACCCGTCACGACCGCGACCCGATCCTTCAGGCGCACGGCGGCGATGCTAGACGAAGCGGCAGGAGACCGAGCCCAGGCGGGTGAAGGAGGCGCGCACCGACTCGCCGGCCTGCGGCCGAAGGATCTTCGAGATGGATCCCGTCAGCACCACGTCGCCGGCGGCGAGGCCACGGCCCATGCGTCCGAGCGTATTGGCCACCCACGCCAGGGAGATGAGCGGGTTGCCCAGCACCTCGGCCGCCGTCGCGGTCGCGACGGTCTGGCCGTTCTGCTCGTAGACCACGCCCTCGAGGGCGAGATCGAGCGCGGCCACGGGCGTGAGCGGCCGTCCCAGCACGATCGCATTCGTGTAGACCCCATCGGCAACCACGTCCGCCCCGGTCGGCCGGCCCGAGAAGCGAAAGTCGATCAGCTCGAACGACGGCATGGCGCCCTCGACCGCGAGCAGCGCCGACACCGGCGTCACCCCTGGCCCCGCGAGGTCGCGCTTGAGCAGGAACGCCACCTCGACCTCCACGCCCAGCGCCGCGAAGCGGCTCATGGGCACGCTGTCACCGCCCGAGAAGACACCGGATCCGAGCATGAAGCCGAGGACCGGCTCGCTCACGCCGTAGGTCGCCTGGACGGCAGCGTTGGTGAAGCCCGCCTTCCAGCCGATGACCCGCTCGCCGCGAAGCACGAGCGCCTGCTCGACCGCGCGCTGCACCGCGTAGGCGTCCTCGAGACCGAGGTCCGCGTACTTCTCCGTGAGCGGCGCGACCTGCCCATGCCCAAGCCGGCTCATGAGGAGATGGTCGACGGCGGAATCGATGGCGATGGGCATGGAGGCGAGTCTCCTTAGCGCTTGCGTCTAGGCTTCTTTTTCACTTGTTTACGTGACCGCGCCTTAGGACGACCCTTAGGCTTGGGGCGAGGCGTGGAGCGGGCGGCGCGGCGGGAGGCGATGTGGCTCTCGTTCCGGGAGCCGACCGACCCCCGCACCACCGGTCCTGAGCGAATCGCGGTGATCCAGACCGTGAGGTCCTGCGCGAGCTCCGGGTAGCAGACGTCGCGATATGCCTCGAGCGCGCGCAGGGCTGCCGGGTCCTTCCAGGGCTTGAGGACGAACGGCGCGTCGGGATCCCTGGGGTCGAATGGCCCCTCGGTGCTCATCGGCATCACGATGTAGCGCCGTGTCAGCTCCGCCATGGTGCGCCTCCCGGTGTGAAAGTGCGGTCGACTGCCCGGGCAGAGTACGACGGCGCGGACGACTGCGCAATGAGGGATGTGGGGCGGGGAGCGCCCATCGCGGCGCTCCCCGCGGGGTTACTTCGAGCGGCTCGAGCTGCGGCGCGATTTCCCCTTTCGCGGAATGCGCGCCCCGGACCGGCGCGCCTCGCTCAGCGCGATCGCGACGGCCTGCTTCCGCTTTCGTACCTTACCCCCCGAGCCAGAGCGCAAGGAGCCATGCTTGTATTCGCGCATGACCTTGTGGACCTTGCGCCGGCCCTTGCCTTTGCTGGACGAGCGACGCGTCGAACGTCGAGCCATGCCGTGCCTCCCTTCGCGCCTTGCGCGCGTTGTATGTCGGGTGCCGCGCCTCAGAGCTCATCGGGCGCAGGGGGCTCGCCCACTCGCGACGGATCCCCGCCGCCGGGGGCGCGCTTGCGCCCGCTGGAGCCGGACCCCGGACGAGGCTGCGGCGTCCCGTCCGGCTCATCGCTCTCCCCCGCCACCGTGGCAAGGATCTGCACCACCACGTAGCCCGGTCCTCGATAGGCGCCGCTGATCTGGACCGTGCCCAGCCCCATCGCGGCGGCGCCGCGGACCGCGCGCTCGAGCGCCTTTTTCAGCGCGGCGTCAATGCCGTCGTCCGAATCGCTCTCGAGCACGGCGCGCGTCTCGATCATCGCCATCTCGGTGGGCGCGGCCCAGGCCGACGGCGCCATGAGCAGCATTGCCATGAGCGCCGCCCCGAGGACGGCCGCCAGTGTCGTCGGTCGAACGCCGTGCCTCGGCCAGTTCGTCATGTGCCGGTACCTCATGGTCCGATCGCCCGTGGGACCTACCGTCCGCCCTTGCACGTCCGCTCGTGCTCGTTCAGCTCGCGCTCCGTGTCGAAGCTCTTCCCGCACTTGCCGCACGTGAGCTGCGCCATGATGGGCTCACTCCTTTCCGCGCCTTCGCGGCGGCGGCGCGGGCCCGCGATCCACGCGCGCGCCCGCCTCGCTCCAGACTCTGCTGGAGCGCATCCATGAGATCGATGACCTTGCCGCGAGGCGCCGGGGGCGCCGCGACCGCCGCGGCCTTGCCCGCGGCCTTGCGCCGGATCGCCTGTAGCACCCGGGTCCGGAACTCGTCGTGATGGCGGGAGGCCTCGTAGCGGGGCCGTGCCAGCTCGTCGATCAGGCGCCGCGCGAGTTTCTGCTCCGCGGGCTTCACCGCGCCCCTCTC containing:
- a CDS encoding DUF6496 domain-containing protein; this encodes MARRSTRRSSSKGKGRRKVHKVMREYKHGSLRSGSGGKVRKRKQAVAIALSEARRSGARIPRKGKSRRSSSRSK